Proteins encoded by one window of Planktothrix tepida PCC 9214:
- a CDS encoding glycosyltransferase family 2 protein: MKFSIVITTYNRITLLKRAIDCALNQTVPCEVVVADDCSTDGTEEYVRELSASLKTKEDYRLVYHRNLTNQGHSATMNAGVAVASGEWIKPVDDDDYLATDCIEEMIQAISAYQIHKSQTSTSQVVICSCQAAQVDPSEKELSRTRIIGPGKVFYIPQEDIHYGMLLEQIPFGTPIQVAYRKDAFIHSGGWDSSLDANCDDIDSWIRISQFGDAIFINKCLAYRTIWPGAYNQKISLEKRLDTNILIKEKLYQLVQREHKIHLPTLQDIRNYLKLHWSIVALKKAKIVNAFSLSSASILSPKAWKLLLSSILNRKQQWLKIKQLFMLNKEPKPLIKKIILIE, encoded by the coding sequence ATGAAATTTAGCATCGTGATTACAACCTATAATCGAATAACTTTACTGAAACGGGCAATTGATTGTGCATTAAATCAAACTGTGCCGTGTGAAGTGGTTGTTGCTGATGATTGTTCAACGGATGGTACTGAAGAGTATGTTCGAGAATTATCGGCATCCTTAAAAACCAAAGAGGATTATCGACTGGTTTATCATCGCAACCTTACTAATCAAGGTCATTCAGCCACGATGAACGCAGGAGTTGCTGTAGCGTCTGGAGAGTGGATTAAACCCGTAGATGATGATGATTATTTAGCAACAGATTGTATTGAAGAAATGATTCAGGCAATTAGTGCCTATCAAATTCATAAAAGTCAAACGTCTACATCCCAAGTTGTGATTTGTTCGTGTCAAGCTGCCCAAGTTGATCCCAGCGAAAAAGAACTTAGTCGAACTCGAATTATTGGCCCTGGAAAAGTTTTTTATATTCCCCAAGAAGACATTCATTATGGAATGCTTCTCGAGCAAATTCCCTTTGGAACGCCCATTCAAGTCGCCTATCGCAAAGACGCATTTATTCACTCCGGGGGATGGGATTCCAGTTTAGATGCTAACTGTGATGATATTGATTCTTGGATTAGAATTTCTCAATTTGGCGATGCCATTTTTATTAATAAATGTTTAGCTTATCGAACAATATGGCCCGGAGCTTATAATCAAAAGATTTCTTTAGAAAAACGACTGGATACAAATATATTAATCAAAGAAAAACTTTATCAACTGGTTCAGAGAGAACATAAAATCCATCTTCCTACTCTTCAAGATATCCGTAATTATCTCAAATTACATTGGAGTATTGTCGCCCTCAAAAAAGCTAAAATAGTGAATGCCTTTTCTTTGTCATCAGCCTCTATTTTATCTCCCAAAGCTTGGAAATTGTTACTGTCTTCCATTTTAAATCGAAAACAGCAATGGTTAAAAATCAAACAATTATTTATGCTCAACAAAGAACCCAAACCTTTAATAAAAAAAATAATTTTGATTGAATAA
- a CDS encoding ABC transporter permease → MKYILKIAQTLLLTYYAYMVEYRAELFLWALSGSLPFILMGIWIKASQTQNIELSELEFARYFLAAFIVRQANVVWVIWEFEKEVVQGKLSPRLLQPIDPVWHHFLSHIAERFARLPFIAGLILLFFALYPQSFWIPSLGQSLLFLLILILAFMLRFIIQYTLALFSFWTERASAIEQIWSLPYLFLSGIIAPLEVFPPLIRELTLWTPFPYLVYFPASIIVGFPVDIVRGLLMIFLWGTLFFIINRWLWKQGLKQYSGMGA, encoded by the coding sequence ATGAAATATATTTTGAAAATAGCTCAAACTTTACTGCTAACATACTATGCCTACATGGTTGAATATCGAGCCGAACTATTTTTATGGGCATTGTCTGGTTCCTTGCCTTTTATTTTAATGGGAATTTGGATTAAAGCCTCCCAAACCCAAAATATTGAACTGAGTGAACTTGAATTTGCTCGATATTTTTTAGCCGCCTTTATTGTTAGACAAGCTAATGTTGTTTGGGTCATTTGGGAATTTGAAAAAGAAGTCGTTCAAGGGAAACTATCCCCTCGATTATTACAGCCCATTGATCCCGTATGGCATCATTTTCTCAGCCATATTGCGGAACGATTTGCTCGTCTTCCCTTTATTGCAGGGCTAATTCTTTTATTTTTTGCCCTTTATCCTCAATCCTTTTGGATACCCAGTTTAGGACAAAGCTTATTATTTTTATTAATCTTAATCCTGGCTTTTATGCTGCGATTTATTATTCAATATACCTTGGCTTTATTTTCCTTTTGGACAGAACGAGCGAGTGCTATTGAACAAATTTGGTCTTTACCTTATTTATTTCTATCAGGAATCATTGCGCCTTTAGAAGTGTTTCCGCCCTTGATTCGGGAACTGACCTTATGGACTCCCTTTCCCTATCTGGTTTATTTTCCAGCTTCTATTATTGTAGGATTTCCCGTTGATATAGTTCGAGGTTTATTGATGATATTCTTGTGGGGAACCTTATTTTTTATCATCAATCGTTGGTTATGGAAACAAGGACTAAAACAATATTCAGGAATGGGGGCCTAA
- the gloA gene encoding lactoylglutathione lyase, translated as MRLLHTMLRVGNLDRSLKFYCDILGMKLLRQKDYPGGEFTLAFVGYGDESEQSVIELTYNWGVEQYEIGTGYGHIALGVDDIYRTCEQIRSAGGKITREPGPMKHGTTVIAFVEDPDGYKIELIQLGTQGSNSEKETAVTASTAS; from the coding sequence ATGAGACTCCTTCATACGATGTTACGGGTCGGAAACTTAGACCGCTCTCTCAAGTTTTACTGCGATATTTTAGGAATGAAACTGCTGCGTCAAAAAGACTATCCAGGGGGTGAATTTACGTTAGCTTTTGTGGGTTATGGTGATGAATCCGAGCAGAGCGTGATTGAGTTAACCTATAATTGGGGGGTAGAACAGTATGAAATCGGCACAGGTTATGGTCATATCGCCCTGGGTGTCGATGATATTTACCGAACTTGTGAACAAATTAGATCCGCAGGGGGTAAAATTACTCGTGAACCTGGCCCCATGAAACACGGAACAACAGTTATCGCCTTTGTGGAAGATCCCGATGGTTATAAAATTGAACTGATTCAGTTAGGAACTCAGGGGTCTAATTCTGAAAAAGAAACTGCTGTTACTGCTTCGACAGCATCTTAA